A stretch of DNA from Aliarcobacter thereius LMG 24486:
TTTTCAAAAAGGCTAAACTCTTGAAAATAAAAGAGTTTTTACTAAAAGAAGATGAAATATTAGATTTAATAGATTACTTAAAATCTATTCTAGAAAATCAAGATAAAATTATTCTTTTAAAAGGTGATTTAGCAAGTGGAAAAACAACTCTTGTAAGAAACTTTGTAAAATCTTTAGATATAGAAGATTATGTAAACTCCCCTACTTTTTCACTTCAAGTAGTTTATTCAGACAATATTTTTCACTATGATTTATATAATAAAACTTTACAAGATTTTATAGCCTTAGGAATGCTTGAAGAGTTTGAAAAAGATGGTTTACATTTTATAGAGTGGGCAGATGAAAGTTTAGAAAATATTTTAAGTGATTATGGATTTTCATTTTTAAAAATAGAGATTGAAAAAAAAGATAATAAAAGGTTGTATAAAGTTTATGAATAATCTAAGAATAGAAAATATCAAAAAAAATATTAAAAAAACACAAATACTACACGGAATAAGTCTTGAAGTAAATACAGGTGAAATAGTTGGTCTTTTAGGACCAAATGGTGCTGGAAAAACAACAACTTTTTATACAGTTTGTGGTCTTGTAAAACCAAGTAGTGGAAATGTTTTTTTCGACAATGAAGATATAACAGCTCTTCCTCTTCATAAAAGAGCATTAAAAGGAATTGGTTATTTACCTCAAGAGTCATCAATTTTTAAAGAGTTAAGTGTTGAAGACAATCTTTTATTGGCAGCTGAAATTGCTTATAAAGATAAAGAGACTCAAGAAAAAAGAGTAGAAGAACTTTTACAACTACTAAATATTGAACCAATTAGACAAAGAAAAGGTGTATCTTTATCAGGTGGAGAAAGAAGAAGAACTGAAATAGCAAGAGCTTTGGTTTCAAATCCAAAATTTCTTTTACTAGATGAACCATTTGCAGGAGTTGATCCAATAGCTGTAAAAGATATTCAAGATTTAGTAAAAGAGCTAACTTCTTTTAATATTGGAGTTTTAATAACAGACCATAATGTAAGAGAAACTCTACAAATTTGTGATAGAGCTTATGTTATGAAAAGTGGTGCTTTACTTGCAAGTGGAACTTCTGAAGAGATAAAAAATGATCAAAGAGTAAAAGAGCACTATTTAGGCGAAGATTTTAGATTTAGTTAATATTAGGAGAAAACATGGCATATATTTTATCATCACTTATAGCTATTGCAGCAGCAATTATTATTTTTCTTACAAAATATGATGCAGACGATAGTACATTTTTAACAAAATTAGAGTTAGCAGAAAAAAGTTTTAAAATAATAAATGATAATTATACTCCTTTGTATAATGACTTTACAACAATGAATTTTGCAACACTTTATGCAAATGACAATTTACCAGCAAATATAAGTGCAGTTGGAAATAATGCAAATATTGTTTCAAGTAATGGTGCTTCTTATGGAAGTGTTGAAAAAGATATAAAAGCAAATATCTTAAAAGCTTTTCAAGAAGAAAATAAAACTGAAATAGATAAATACACTACAACAATACTTATTTTACCAAATCAAAGAGATATAAGATATCAGCTTCTTCCTATTGTTTCAGGAGATAAAAGCAGACAAGGTTTAGATATAACAGCTTCTTCAGGAACTGGTTATAAAATTATTGTAGATTTTAGTTTAGATAAAACACTTTTAAATAAATCTGCTTTTACTGAAAATAGATATAAAGAGATATGCCAAAATGAGCTTTTTGGGGATTTCTTTGCAGATTACTCTTCTATAAACCAAAATTTTAACTTAGTTTTAGGTGGATCGAAAAGTGATGGAAAAATCGCTTGTATAGTATATAAATAATTTGATTTTTTCTTTTAAAATAATTTTTTTATTATTTAATTTAATTAAAATATAAGAATAAATTCTTTATAATTCCACCAAATAGTTTAAAAACTATAATTTAAAATTATGAGGGGTTTATTATGCCACAATTGATAGCTATGATTATTATTGTTGTTGGAGCTATGATTTATATGTTCCAAACATTTGGTGGAACTGGAGATAAAATTACAGGTGTTGCTCAAAAAACAAGTGTTATTACTGAGATTAACAATATAAAAAGTGGATTACAATTTGCAGCAAGAGATGGAGTTATTCTATCTGCTATTGATGCAACTGCAACTCAAGGTGTAGATTATGCTTTAAATCTTCAAGATTTAGCAAAAATGGCTTATTTTGCAGACCAAATAAATGGACAACTTGCTGACCCAAATAATAAACAACCTAATGTTTATAATGCTATATCTTTTGGTGGTGGAGTTATTACAGAAGCTAATTTAATAGATTCAAAAGGTGCTATGGAACTTTCACTTGTAAAAGTTAAAGATAAAACACCTGGTATATTTGTTGATTTAAGTAAAGGTTCTTTAAAAGATAATGCTGGTTTTTTAGAGAATCAACTAGCAAATGATTTAAAAGCGATTGCATTTATTGATAGAGGAGCTACTAGTGATACTGCTGGAGCTGTTGCATTAACTGCTGATGATAAAAAAGCAATTGGTGAGGCATTTGCTAACAAAATACCTGGTAAAACAGCAACAGATGCAGACAAAAATAAAGATGGAAAATTCATAATATATTTTGGTGATTTTTCTTCAGCTGAATCTGTAAAAGAAAAACTTAATTAAGTTTATTTAAAAATATTTAAAGGGTTTTCCCCTTTAAATATTAAAATTAAAGCAAAGTTTTATATCTAAAATTTTGCTTTGCTTTTACCACAATATAGGGAGTAGCTTTGTTTAGTAATATCTTTATAAAATCAGCCTTTATAATAGCCACGATTTTTACTATATCTAGCTTATACCATGCACTAAACACTTCAAGACAGGTAAGACATATTCAAGAAAACTATGAAATAGTAAGTAAAGCAAAAGAAGAATATATAAAAACATATAATATTGAAGATATAAACGATATCAAAAGAGAAGATATTATAACTTTCTTACCAAATGGAAACTATGAGAAATCTATGCTTTTAAATAGAGATAATGATAAAAACCTATCAAACAATAGCTTTATAGATAAAGATGTAAATATTGATATAAGTAAAGAAGAGAGATTAAAAATATTTGCTCTTAAAGCAAAAATATCAAAAGAGGAGTTTGTTTCAGATGGAGAAAATTATAAAATAACTCTTGGTAAAGAAGCAACCAGCAATTATGATATACAAAAAGATTATAAAAAAGCTCTACAAAATGCAAGA
This window harbors:
- the lptB gene encoding LPS export ABC transporter ATP-binding protein; translation: MNNLRIENIKKNIKKTQILHGISLEVNTGEIVGLLGPNGAGKTTTFYTVCGLVKPSSGNVFFDNEDITALPLHKRALKGIGYLPQESSIFKELSVEDNLLLAAEIAYKDKETQEKRVEELLQLLNIEPIRQRKGVSLSGGERRRTEIARALVSNPKFLLLDEPFAGVDPIAVKDIQDLVKELTSFNIGVLITDHNVRETLQICDRAYVMKSGALLASGTSEEIKNDQRVKEHYLGEDFRFS
- the tsaE gene encoding tRNA (adenosine(37)-N6)-threonylcarbamoyltransferase complex ATPase subunit type 1 TsaE, which gives rise to MKIKEFLLKEDEILDLIDYLKSILENQDKIILLKGDLASGKTTLVRNFVKSLDIEDYVNSPTFSLQVVYSDNIFHYDLYNKTLQDFIALGMLEEFEKDGLHFIEWADESLENILSDYGFSFLKIEIEKKDNKRLYKVYE